A region of Diospyros lotus cultivar Yz01 chromosome 3, ASM1463336v1, whole genome shotgun sequence DNA encodes the following proteins:
- the LOC127798121 gene encoding 60S ribosomal protein L30 isoform X2, with the protein MVASKKTKKTHESINSRLALVMKSGKYTLGYKTVLESLRSSKAKLVIISNNCPPLRKSEIEYYAMLAKVGVHHYNGNNVDLGTACGKYFRVCCLSVIDPGDSDIIKSMPADH; encoded by the exons ATGGTCGCCTCCAAGAAAACT AAGAAGACTCACGAGAGCATCAACAGTCGGCTTGCTCTTGTGATGAAGAGCGGAAAGTATACGCTAGGCTACAAGACCGTTCTTGAGTCTCTCAGGAGCTCCAAAG CAAAACTGGTTATCATCTCCAACAACTGCCCCCCTCTTAGGAAGTCTGAGATTGAGTACTATGCAATGTTGGCCAAGGTTGGAGTTCACCACTACAACGGGA ACAATGTGGACCTGGGGACTGCCTGTGGGAAATACTTCAGAGTTTGCTGCCTCAGCGTAATTGACCCag GTGATTCTGATATTATAAAGAGCATGCCCGCTGATCATTGA
- the LOC127798121 gene encoding 60S ribosomal protein L30 isoform X1 — MVASKKTKKTHESINSRLALVMKSGKYTLGYKTVLESLRSSKVSFTAKLVIISNNCPPLRKSEIEYYAMLAKVGVHHYNGNNVDLGTACGKYFRVCCLSVIDPGDSDIIKSMPADH, encoded by the exons ATGGTCGCCTCCAAGAAAACT AAGAAGACTCACGAGAGCATCAACAGTCGGCTTGCTCTTGTGATGAAGAGCGGAAAGTATACGCTAGGCTACAAGACCGTTCTTGAGTCTCTCAGGAGCTCCAAAG TTTCTTTCACAGCAAAACTGGTTATCATCTCCAACAACTGCCCCCCTCTTAGGAAGTCTGAGATTGAGTACTATGCAATGTTGGCCAAGGTTGGAGTTCACCACTACAACGGGA ACAATGTGGACCTGGGGACTGCCTGTGGGAAATACTTCAGAGTTTGCTGCCTCAGCGTAATTGACCCag GTGATTCTGATATTATAAAGAGCATGCCCGCTGATCATTGA
- the LOC127796572 gene encoding serrate RNA effector molecule-like → MAEVINMSVDSLERPRERSKDNKSAEDVESSPPPPPPPPPPLPASRRRDRDSKERRDDRDPDRPPNRRGGGDYYDRHRSPPPRERDFKRRASPSPPPPYRDRRGSSPSRRSPPLPPFKRSRRDDGGYDGRRGSPRGGYGPGDRRFGYDYPYDRELGGRPGYADERPHGRSFGRSFGGYPSGSSDWDPGRGGYIDASNMGNTQREGLMSYKQFIQELEDDILPAEAERRYQEYKAEYISTQKRAFFDAHKDEEWLKDKYHPTNLLTVIERRNELARKMAKDFLLDLQSGTLDLGPGVSTSSPNKSGQTSDPNSDDEADVNGKRRRHGRAPDKETDLLSTAPKAHLISSEPRRIQVDVEQAQALVRKLDTEKGIEDNILSRVDNDRMTRDKLHGSSGPVIIVRGLTSVKGLEGTELLDTLITYLWRIHGMDYYGLIETSEPKGLRHVRVDGKSSDAPNNGAEWEKKLDSRWQERLKGQDPLEIMTAKEKIDAAAVEALDPYVRKIKDEKYGWKYGCGAKGCTKLFHAAEFVHKHLKLKHPDLVMELTSKVREDLYFQNYMNDADAPGGTPVMQPSMLKEKIQRRRPGPDNRLKDERGVRRERDNRDNGNERYDRSEKPQSMDFQSNNDGGNPDDQMFDSFGGQGMHVGPPFSSDMPPPPVLMPVPGAGPLGPFVPAPPEVAMRMLREQGGPAPFEGGGRSGRSGPQLSGPAPIITLPQGFRQDPRRLRSYQDLDAPEDEVTVIDYRSL, encoded by the exons ATGGCCGAAGTGATCAACATGTCCGTCGATTCTTTGGAGCGCCCACGAGAGCGTAGCAAGGACAATAAATCTGCCGAGGATGTCGAGTCGTCTCCGCCGCCGCCACCGCCGCCGCCACCGCCGCTACCGGCATCGAGGCGACGGGATAGGGATTCGAAGGAGAGAAGGGACGACAGGGACCCGGATCGCCCGCCCAACCGCCGTGGCGGTGGAGACTATTACGATCGACACCGTTCGCCTCCGCCCAGGGAGAGGGATTTCAAGCGTCGGGCTAGCCCTAGCCCTCCTCCTCCTTACCGCGACCGTCGCGGATCCTCCCCTTCGCGGCGTTCCCCTCCGCTTCCGCCCTTCAAGCGGTCGCGGCGGGACGATGGTGGTTATGACGGCCGGCGTGGAAGCCCTAGGGGAGGTTACGGTCCTGGCGACAGAAG GTTTGGATATGATTATCCATATGATCGTGAGCTAGGGGGAAGACCTGGTTATGCTGATGAAAGACCTCATGGTCGCTCTTTTGGCCGTTCATTTGGTGGCTATCCAAGTGGTTCATCTG ACTGGGATCCAGGTCGGGGTGGTTACATTGATGCTTCCAACATGGGGAATACACAAAG AGAAGGCTTGATGTCTTATAAGCAGTTCATTCAGGAGCTTGAAGATGACATTCTACCTGCAGAAGCAGAGCGAAG ATACCAAGAATACAAAGCAGAATACATATCGACCCAGAAGCGAGCTTTTTTTGATGCTCATAAAGATGAAGAATG GTTGAAAGACAAGTATCATCCCACAAATTTACTAACAGTGATAGAAAG GAGGAATGAACTTGCACGAAAGATGGCAAAGGACTTTTTGCTTGATTTGCAGAGTGGAACGCTGGATTT GGGTCCTGGAGTCAGTACCTCATCTCCAAACAAATCAGGACAGACAAGTGATCCAAACTCTGATGATGAAGCAGACGTTAATGGCAAAAGAAGGCGGCATGGAAGGGCTCCAGATAAAGAAACTGATCTTCTTTCAACAGCTCCCAAGGCTCACCTTATCAGCTCTGAACCCAGGCGGATCCAAGTTGACGTTGAACAAGCACAGGCACTAGTAAGAAAGCTTGACACTGAAAAAGGAATTGAGGACAATATATTATCTAGGGTTGACAATGACAGAATGACCAGGGACAAGTTGCATGGTTCTAGTGGCCCGGTTATTATAGTGCGTGGTTTAACCTCTGTCAAAGGCCTGGAGGGCACTGAACTATTGGATACCCTTATTACATATCTTTGGCGCATTCATGGAATGGATTACTATGGATTAATTGAAACAAGTGAACCAAAGGGTCTGCGGCATGTAAGGGTAGATGGCAAGAGTTCTGATGCACCAAATAATGGGGCTGAGTGGGAAAAAAAACTAGATTCTCGTTGGCAAGAGAGGTTGAAGGGCCAGGATCCTTTGGAAATAATGACTGCAAAGGAAAAGATTGATGCTGCTGCTGTTGAGGCTTTAGACCCCTATGTTCGAAAAATTAAGGATGAGAAATATGGGTGGAAGTATGGCTGTGGGGCTAAGGGTTGCACAAAACTGTTCCATGCTGCTGAGTTTGTCCATAAGCATTTAAAGCTGAAACATCCAGATCTTGTGATGGAGCTCACTTCTAAAGTGCGCGAAGATCTGTATTTTCAGAACTACATGAA TGATGCAGATGCACCTGGTGGGACACCTGTTATGCAGCCTTCTATGCTG AAGGAGAAGATTCAGAGGCGTAGGCCAGGTCCAGATAATCGACTGAAAGATGAGAGAGGTGTCCGTAGAGAGCGTGACAATCGAGACAATGGGAATGAAAGATATGATAGGTCTGAGAAGCCGCAGTCCATGGATTTCCAGTCCAATAATGATGGTGGGAATCCTGATGATCAAATGTTTGATTCCTTTGGTGGACAAGGGATGCATGTTGGCCCTCCTTTCTCTTCAGATATGCCACCTCCTCCTGTACTTATGCCTGTTCCTGGTGCTGG TCCATTGGGACCATTTGTCCCTGCTCCCCCTGAAGTTGCCATGCGGATGCTACGAGAGCAAGGGGGGCCAGCCCCTTTTGAAGGTGGTGGTAGAAGTGGGAGGTCTGGTCCTCAATTGAGTGGGCCAGCCCCAATCATTACTTTGCCTCAAGGATTTCGACAGGATCCTCGTCGTCTAAGAAG TTATCAAGACCTTGATGCACCAGAGGATGAAGTGACTGTAATCGACTACAGGAGCTTGTAA